One Solanum pennellii chromosome 9, SPENNV200 DNA segment encodes these proteins:
- the LOC107029370 gene encoding uncharacterized protein LOC107029370, with amino-acid sequence MVSLEGTLISEEPTSSPRISFSSEFLDERNFISITPNAQEEKERKDQQDRSTRSAAEFEFLSSKLTNENMITADELFFEGKLRPYWQMHYAEKLNKISLKDDDEILNNTIVIKSKEETTTRPINWFIDEDPSPRPPKCTVLWKELLRLKQKRASSLSPSSSTSSSSSSSSSSSSLADKEKSKGQSMKEKHVKRIKKGLERCKSETLRVRPVIHVPICSQGKNSALPPLFSLKKKGRAIER; translated from the coding sequence ATGGTTTCCCTAGAAGGTACTCTTATATCCGAAGAGCCAACGTCTAGTCCCCGAATTTCCTTCTCTTCGGAATTTCTTGATGAGAGAAACTTCATATCCATTACACCAAATGCACAAGAAGAGAAAGAGCGAAAAGATCAACAAGACAGATCAACGCGTAGTGCAGCTGAATTCGAGTTCCTCTCGAGTAAGTTAACCAATGAAAACATGATCACAGCAGATGAACTGTTCTTCGAGGGTAAGTTACGTCCTTATTGGCAAATGCATTATGCTGAGAAGCTCAACAAAATTAGTTTAAAAGATGACGACGAAATATTGAACAACACCATAGTGATAAAGAGCAAGGAAGAAACTACTACTAGACCAATAAATTGGTTTATTGATGAAGATCCTTCACCTAGACCACCAAAATGCACTGTTTTATGGAAAGAGTTGCTAAGATTGAAGCAAAAAAGAGCTTCTTCATTATCGCCTTCTTCTTCgacttcttcctcttcctcttcctcttcatcTTCGAGTTCACTTGCtgataaagaaaaaagtaaaggGCAATCAATGAAAGAGAAACATGTGAAGAGGATTAAGAAAGGATTAGAGAGGTGTAAATCAGAAACTTTAAGAGTTAGACCTGTGATTCATGTGCCAATTTGTTCACAGGGGAAAAACTCTGCTCTGCCACCTCTGTTTTCACTTAAGAAAAAAGGAAGAGCAATAGAGAGATGA